One Thermococcus sp. EP1 DNA window includes the following coding sequences:
- a CDS encoding NADH-quinone oxidoreductase subunit K produces MIPLQFVTAFLMIFMGIYAFLYKRNLIKLILALNLVDAGIHLLLISLGYRLENGILPTAPIYTGYETLEGVPMVGPIPQALVLTSIVIGVCVLSLAMALTINAYKHYRTLDVSKLRRLRG; encoded by the coding sequence GTGATACCTTTGCAATTTGTAACTGCATTCCTGATGATATTCATGGGCATCTATGCATTTTTGTACAAGAGGAATCTCATTAAGCTAATTTTGGCATTAAATTTAGTCGATGCAGGAATTCATTTATTGCTTATAAGTCTAGGTTATCGCTTAGAGAATGGCATTTTGCCAACAGCTCCAATATATACCGGGTATGAAACACTAGAAGGAGTTCCAATGGTGGGGCCGATTCCCCAAGCTTTGGTGCTTACTAGCATTGTTATTGGAGTTTGTGTCCTTTCTCTTGCAATGGCGTTGACAATTAATGCATATAAGCACTACAGAACTCTTGATGTGAGCAAACTAAGGAGGTTGAGAGGATGA
- a CDS encoding cation:proton antiporter, which produces MIFTGFFYGILGVILAGVITLVRVMLGPSVPDRVVGVDTLNTLIVAGMILLGAAYDRVIYIDIAIVYALLSYIGTLVVAKYLQGGLE; this is translated from the coding sequence ATGATTTTCACCGGGTTTTTCTATGGGATACTAGGAGTGATTCTTGCAGGGGTCATAACTTTGGTTCGTGTGATGTTGGGGCCAAGTGTTCCTGATAGAGTTGTAGGGGTTGATACACTAAATACTCTCATAGTTGCAGGAATGATCCTGCTGGGCGCAGCTTATGATAGGGTAATTTACATTGATATTGCAATAGTGTATGCTCTTCTTAGCTACATTGGTACGTTAGTGGTTGCTAAATATCTACAGGGGGGATTAGAGTGA
- a CDS encoding TRAM domain-containing protein: protein MYGDRFGGRRFEAPVKVGERYKVKIESIGQGGDGIARIKGFVVFVPNTK, encoded by the coding sequence ATGTATGGAGATAGATTTGGTGGAAGGAGATTTGAAGCCCCAGTGAAGGTTGGGGAAAGATATAAAGTGAAGATAGAGAGTATAGGTCAAGGTGGAGATGGCATAGCTAGGATTAAGGGGTTTGTAGTATTCGTCCCAAACACAAAA
- the mbhE gene encoding hydrogen gas-evolving membrane-bound hydrogenase subunit E, with protein MKTTFGALSLLFMLGVLLVVANPNYGLQFGLGGEEWQKYRYTDQYYIEHGVEEVGGTNIVTDIVFDYRGYDTLGEATVLFTSIAGAIALLRKWRGEE; from the coding sequence ATGAAAACAACTTTCGGAGCATTGTCATTACTTTTCATGTTGGGTGTTCTCTTAGTAGTTGCTAATCCAAACTATGGTTTACAGTTTGGTTTAGGGGGCGAAGAGTGGCAAAAATACCGCTATACTGATCAATATTACATAGAGCATGGTGTGGAAGAGGTGGGTGGTACAAATATCGTCACGGACATTGTGTTTGACTATAGAGGTTACGACACACTAGGGGAAGCGACAGTATTGTTTACTTCCATAGCAGGTGCAATTGCTTTACTTAGAAAATGGAGGGGAGAAGAATGA
- a CDS encoding monovalent cation/H+ antiporter subunit E has translation MSFIVAFMWSFVLWLVLTAGSKGMLWSTEEIIAGIIFAFVIGFSTRNIVGEKAKRFLNPIRVVGFLVYAIGPLFWGMVKANLDVAYRVVTGKIKPGIVKVPVDLENEAQYTILSNSITLTPGTLTIDACPEENALYVHWIHVTEEEPESSEPVAGSFEKWARRLGK, from the coding sequence ATGAGTTTCATTGTTGCATTCATGTGGTCGTTTGTGCTCTGGCTTGTACTTACGGCAGGTAGCAAAGGCATGCTCTGGAGTACAGAAGAGATTATAGCGGGCATTATTTTCGCGTTCGTAATTGGATTCTCTACTAGGAATATCGTAGGAGAAAAAGCAAAGAGGTTCTTAAACCCTATTAGGGTAGTAGGCTTCTTGGTATATGCAATAGGGCCTTTATTCTGGGGCATGGTGAAAGCCAATTTAGATGTAGCTTATAGGGTTGTCACAGGTAAAATAAAACCAGGAATCGTTAAGGTCCCTGTTGATTTGGAAAATGAAGCCCAGTATACTATTTTGAGCAATTCCATTACATTAACTCCGGGTACTTTAACAATAGATGCTTGTCCCGAGGAAAATGCCCTTTATGTTCATTGGATACACGTAACAGAAGAGGAACCAGAGAGTTCAGAGCCCGTTGCAGGCTCATTTGAAAAATGGGCAAGGAGGTTAGGAAAATGA
- a CDS encoding DUF4040 domain-containing protein: MNVVNVDMAIQVILLISILMSSYWMITTRDLLSAALASTAMSLLLSLEFYMLHAPDVAIAEAAVGAGIVTAIVVYGISKTERWEREAP; this comes from the coding sequence ATGAATGTAGTTAATGTTGATATGGCGATCCAAGTGATTCTGTTAATTAGTATATTGATGTCTTCATATTGGATGATAACTACTAGGGATCTGCTCTCAGCAGCTTTGGCATCAACTGCTATGAGTCTCCTTCTTAGTTTGGAGTTTTACATGCTTCATGCTCCTGATGTAGCGATAGCAGAGGCTGCAGTGGGAGCAGGCATTGTTACTGCAATTGTTGTTTATGGAATATCAAAAACCGAGAGATGGGAGCGTGAGGCACCATGA
- the mnhG gene encoding monovalent cation/H(+) antiporter subunit G, protein MIDFIVYALLAVSIIFNILGSLSLHRFPDVYTRLHGATKCTTFGTIFAVFAVIIHSIWQIKETNNPKYLQMALHSLVALIALMLTNPTGAHAIAKAAHLSGYKPAKAVIDAYETKLRGEAQ, encoded by the coding sequence GTGATCGATTTCATAGTTTATGCTCTCCTCGCTGTAAGTATCATATTTAACATATTGGGAAGTCTTTCTCTTCACAGGTTTCCAGACGTATATACTAGACTTCATGGAGCAACAAAGTGCACTACATTTGGAACAATATTCGCTGTTTTTGCGGTTATTATACATTCTATCTGGCAGATAAAGGAGACAAACAATCCAAAGTATCTTCAGATGGCTCTTCACAGCTTGGTGGCACTAATAGCACTGATGTTAACCAACCCTACAGGAGCCCACGCGATAGCAAAAGCAGCCCATCTCAGTGGTTACAAACCTGCAAAAGCTGTCATTGATGCATATGAGACAAAACTCCGAGGTGAGGCCCAATGA
- a CDS encoding Na(+)/H(+) antiporter subunit B, whose product MNSQNNDMGLIVKTMARVTIPLIGIFGAYVIAHGHLTPGGGFQGGATVAGAGVLFLIAFGLSETKNRINKTLYSALEGIGGLVFLAMGMLGFGVAFFYNTLWREGPVFNGEPGSLLSAGYLPIMNLAVGLKVYTGLVSALFAMALFRRWKK is encoded by the coding sequence ATGAACAGTCAAAATAATGACATGGGTCTTATAGTTAAAACAATGGCGAGAGTTACCATACCTCTTATTGGAATATTTGGTGCTTATGTGATTGCTCATGGGCACCTCACACCTGGAGGCGGATTCCAAGGTGGTGCTACTGTAGCAGGTGCAGGAGTTCTTTTCTTAATAGCTTTTGGTCTTAGCGAGACAAAGAACAGGATTAACAAGACGTTATACTCTGCTCTTGAAGGTATCGGTGGATTGGTGTTTCTAGCAATGGGTATGCTTGGTTTCGGTGTCGCGTTCTTTTATAACACTCTGTGGCGTGAAGGACCGGTTTTCAATGGAGAACCTGGAAGCCTTCTTTCGGCGGGATACTTGCCCATAATGAACTTAGCTGTAGGTCTAAAAGTATACACAGGATTGGTTAGTGCGTTATTCGCAATGGCATTGTTCAGGAGGTGGAAAAAGTGA
- a CDS encoding proton-conducting transporter membrane subunit, with protein sequence MNALPWLIITPLFGAFSMPILGLLGRKVREYWAVIISGFTFAIAARIFYGIWRSNEILLYTLGDVTPIGEGVKFPIRIIWEVDLFGALLALTVTFVSFLAIVYSLGYMKEDSGLDKYYTLVLLLELGMLGIVITGDIFNFYVFLEIMSIASYVLVAFRNETWEGIEAGIKYMFVGSLASSFILLGIALLYGQYGTLTMAYLAVKIAENPTLVSRVALAFLIGGLLFKSGAVPVHMWLSDAHPAAPSSISAMLSGLVIKVGGVYAIARIVFGIFNPGLHEYLKALGAPSIAVNTLGWAIIFFGCLTLIVGNAMAVIQTDMKRLFAFSSVGQIGYILLGIGIGVVAYGEKAGEIALTGAVYHIVNHAVIKALLFFVAGAVIHQVGTKNLNELSGLARRMPFTTLSFLIGAAAIIGLPPLNGFASKWLIYESSAMYNPILAVIAVIGTVFSLAAYTRVLFTFLGIESERVKTATEPGKTMLIPMLLLVGVIILMGLLPWQINEKVMLPVAKMLEQLKGEYIMALVKFMGGV encoded by the coding sequence ATGAATGCCCTTCCATGGCTTATAATAACTCCATTATTTGGGGCATTCTCTATGCCAATACTTGGTTTGTTAGGAAGAAAAGTTAGAGAATACTGGGCAGTAATTATCAGCGGGTTTACATTTGCAATTGCCGCAAGGATATTTTACGGGATTTGGAGGAGCAATGAGATACTGCTCTATACGTTGGGTGATGTAACTCCAATTGGAGAGGGAGTTAAGTTCCCAATTAGGATAATATGGGAAGTTGACCTGTTTGGGGCCTTGCTTGCATTAACGGTGACTTTTGTAAGTTTTCTAGCGATAGTATACTCTCTAGGATATATGAAAGAGGATAGTGGGTTAGACAAATACTACACTTTAGTACTCCTTTTGGAACTTGGAATGCTGGGTATAGTAATTACTGGGGACATTTTCAACTTCTATGTCTTCCTCGAAATAATGAGTATAGCAAGCTATGTGTTGGTTGCATTCAGAAATGAGACTTGGGAAGGAATCGAAGCGGGAATTAAATACATGTTTGTGGGATCTCTTGCAAGCTCCTTTATCTTATTGGGAATTGCACTCTTATACGGGCAGTATGGCACACTCACAATGGCGTATCTAGCAGTAAAAATAGCGGAAAATCCAACTCTCGTAAGTAGAGTTGCCCTTGCCTTTCTTATTGGTGGACTATTATTTAAGAGTGGCGCAGTTCCAGTCCATATGTGGCTTTCTGATGCTCATCCAGCAGCACCAAGCTCTATTTCAGCAATGCTCTCTGGTCTTGTTATTAAAGTGGGTGGTGTTTATGCTATAGCCAGGATAGTATTTGGAATCTTTAATCCAGGGTTGCATGAATACCTTAAGGCCTTGGGTGCGCCTTCTATTGCTGTGAATACACTGGGGTGGGCAATAATATTTTTCGGTTGCTTAACGTTAATTGTTGGAAATGCAATGGCAGTTATTCAGACGGATATGAAAAGGCTCTTTGCTTTCTCAAGTGTCGGTCAAATTGGATATATCCTTCTTGGAATTGGAATTGGGGTAGTTGCATACGGAGAGAAGGCTGGGGAAATAGCTTTAACAGGCGCTGTTTATCATATAGTTAATCACGCAGTCATAAAGGCACTCCTCTTTTTTGTGGCCGGTGCAGTGATCCATCAAGTTGGAACAAAAAATCTGAACGAACTCAGTGGATTAGCAAGAAGAATGCCATTTACTACTCTCTCCTTTTTAATAGGCGCTGCAGCAATAATAGGACTTCCTCCACTAAACGGTTTTGCAAGCAAGTGGCTTATCTATGAAAGCTCTGCAATGTATAATCCAATTTTGGCCGTGATTGCAGTGATCGGCACTGTGTTTTCATTAGCAGCTTATACAAGAGTATTATTCACCTTTTTAGGAATTGAGAGTGAACGAGTGAAAACTGCTACAGAGCCAGGGAAAACAATGCTTATCCCAATGCTACTCTTAGTGGGGGTTATAATTCTAATGGGTCTCTTACCTTGGCAAATAAATGAGAAA